Proteins encoded together in one Gemmatimonadota bacterium DH-78 window:
- a CDS encoding DUF3037 domain-containing protein — protein sequence MNPDRIGYTFAYLRVVPRVHLGAFVNVGVVLHARTAEFLGLRAVTDPERLRRCLPDTDIELLCRYLASLQAVAAGDPAGGRVALDPPSERFHWLTAPRSDVLQCSPVHVGVTADPRAQLEALFAPLAEH from the coding sequence ATGAACCCGGACCGCATCGGCTACACCTTCGCCTACCTGCGCGTGGTACCCCGGGTGCACCTGGGCGCCTTCGTGAACGTGGGTGTCGTGCTCCACGCGCGGACCGCGGAGTTTCTGGGACTCCGGGCGGTCACCGATCCCGAGCGGCTGCGGCGATGCCTGCCCGACACCGACATCGAACTGCTCTGCCGATATCTGGCGAGCCTGCAGGCGGTGGCGGCGGGCGATCCGGCCGGCGGGCGGGTCGCGCTCGACCCGCCCTCCGAGCGTTTCCACTGGCTCACCGCCCCCCGGTCGGACGTGCTCCAGTGCTCGCCCGTGCACGTGGGGGTGACGGCCGACCCCCGAGCCCAGCTCGAGGCGCTCTTCGCCCCCCTCGCCGAGCACTGA
- a CDS encoding glycogen-binding domain-containing protein has product MSSLVGLVAAAALGGAPVSGQGRLLLQAGGATSLPAADAVSEAALYGVGGLALEWAGDRTLALASLYGGIAADEADGADFGSAALDVEGWWSTGTSVGLTGSASAFRVQEPFTWRTHALRGGPALRVESGRLRTTLVAELGTGATIVEVRRLRGTRRAERDLWSRGVELDLAVTGSAWRSGVAFGVWESDGGDFGRAGVSTAFTGGTWTVQAETGLWHTPLGTEWTGGVALSIPLGSSMRATSTVGRASPDPLTLVEAGDQAGALFAWSIASFGGPPLPVATVVHTDGGPAVDFRLDDLDLPAAAAVALIGDFTGWTPQPMHREGDRWTLTLSVPPGLYHYGFQIDGEWFVPDGLPGNVPDDWGRMNATLVVDEDDGGLR; this is encoded by the coding sequence ATGTCCTCGCTCGTCGGACTCGTGGCCGCGGCCGCTCTCGGAGGCGCGCCGGTCTCAGGGCAGGGACGGCTGCTCCTGCAGGCCGGCGGCGCCACCTCTCTCCCCGCCGCCGATGCGGTTTCCGAGGCCGCCCTCTACGGCGTCGGCGGGCTCGCGCTCGAGTGGGCCGGCGACCGAACGCTCGCACTCGCCTCGCTGTACGGCGGCATCGCGGCCGACGAGGCGGACGGCGCCGACTTCGGCTCTGCCGCCCTCGATGTCGAGGGGTGGTGGAGCACGGGCACCTCCGTCGGCCTGACCGGCTCCGCTTCGGCCTTCCGCGTTCAGGAGCCCTTCACCTGGCGCACCCACGCCCTCCGGGGCGGCCCCGCACTCCGCGTCGAGTCGGGTCGCCTTCGGACGACCCTGGTCGCGGAACTGGGAACGGGCGCGACCATCGTGGAGGTGCGGAGGTTGCGGGGCACGCGCCGGGCCGAGCGCGACCTCTGGAGCCGCGGGGTCGAACTCGACCTCGCGGTGACCGGATCCGCCTGGCGGTCGGGGGTGGCCTTCGGCGTCTGGGAGTCGGACGGAGGAGACTTCGGTCGCGCAGGCGTCTCGACGGCCTTCACCGGCGGCACCTGGACCGTTCAAGCCGAGACCGGACTCTGGCACACGCCCCTCGGCACCGAGTGGACCGGCGGGGTCGCCCTGTCGATCCCCCTGGGCTCCTCCATGCGCGCGACCAGCACCGTCGGTCGCGCCTCGCCCGACCCTCTCACCCTGGTCGAGGCCGGCGATCAGGCCGGGGCCCTCTTCGCCTGGTCGATCGCCTCCTTCGGAGGCCCCCCTCTCCCGGTCGCCACCGTCGTGCACACCGACGGGGGCCCCGCCGTGGACTTCCGACTCGACGATCTCGATCTACCGGCCGCCGCAGCGGTCGCACTGATCGGCGATTTCACCGGCTGGACACCCCAGCCGATGCACCGCGAGGGCGACCGCTGGACGCTCACCCTGTCCGTGCCCCCCGGGCTCTACCACTACGGGTTTCAGATCGACGGCGAATGGTTCGTACCCGATGGGTTGCCCGGGAACGTGCCCGACGACTGGGGCCGCATGAACGCCACCCTCGTGGTGGACGAAGACGACGGAGGACTCCGATGA
- a CDS encoding glycoside hydrolase family 13, whose amino-acid sequence MNDDLNRWLDGDVDGRELDADTRRDAELWSRIDASLRSDVPGPAPAWIESRVMTEIAQKQARPSRSGPLAWLTRPRTVRVSPLSAGALVAAALALVALPIWRSGGAPAPDPVDAAPASVVYVQFSLEAPGAQTVAVSGDFNEWSADAVMSDPDGDGVWTLRLPMDPGVHEYMFVIDGERWVTDPLAERTTDDGFGNRNAILAVSLPDRSS is encoded by the coding sequence ATGAACGACGACCTGAACCGCTGGCTCGACGGCGACGTCGACGGACGCGAGCTCGACGCCGACACCCGGCGCGATGCGGAGCTGTGGTCGCGGATCGATGCCTCGCTCCGATCCGACGTACCCGGCCCCGCGCCGGCGTGGATCGAGAGCCGGGTCATGACCGAGATCGCGCAGAAGCAGGCGCGTCCTTCCCGGTCCGGCCCGCTCGCCTGGCTCACCCGGCCGCGGACCGTCCGGGTCTCGCCCCTCTCGGCGGGGGCACTGGTCGCGGCGGCCCTCGCGCTCGTGGCCCTCCCGATCTGGCGGTCCGGGGGAGCGCCGGCGCCGGACCCGGTGGACGCCGCGCCCGCGAGCGTGGTGTACGTGCAGTTCAGCCTCGAGGCACCGGGGGCGCAGACGGTGGCGGTGAGCGGCGATTTCAACGAATGGAGCGCCGACGCGGTCATGAGCGACCCGGACGGGGACGGCGTCTGGACGCTGCGACTCCCCATGGACCCCGGCGTGCACGAGTACATGTTCGTGATCGACGGCGAGCGGTGGGTGACCGACCCCCTCGCCGAGCGCACCACCGACGACGGGTTCGGCAATCGCAACGCGATCCTCGCCGTGTCGCTTCCCGACCGCAGTTCGTGA
- a CDS encoding sigma-70 family RNA polymerase sigma factor, which translates to MAHHTLTDADAVAAVLAGRTEEYAVLVRRYQDVLYAHAVRMVEQTDDAADLVQRAFVKGFERLARCREPDRVGGWLFRILANECRDHLRSARRRDLSVHALPSLPDPAARPEAEARDAEMRARLQAALAELDPDQKEAFVLKHVDGRPYDEISALLGVSISAAKMRVHRAREGLQTILEAYR; encoded by the coding sequence ATGGCTCACCACACCCTGACCGACGCCGACGCGGTGGCGGCCGTGCTGGCCGGACGCACCGAGGAGTACGCGGTGCTCGTTCGCCGGTATCAGGACGTGCTGTACGCGCACGCCGTGCGCATGGTCGAGCAGACCGACGACGCGGCCGATCTGGTGCAGCGGGCCTTCGTGAAGGGCTTCGAGCGCCTCGCCCGTTGCCGGGAGCCCGACCGGGTGGGCGGATGGCTCTTCCGGATTCTGGCCAACGAGTGTCGCGACCATCTTCGCAGTGCACGGCGGCGCGACCTGTCCGTACACGCGCTGCCGTCGCTGCCCGATCCGGCCGCCCGCCCCGAGGCCGAGGCTCGAGATGCGGAGATGCGCGCCCGCCTGCAGGCCGCGCTCGCGGAGCTGGACCCGGACCAGAAGGAGGCCTTCGTGCTCAAACATGTGGACGGCCGGCCCTACGACGAGATCTCGGCCCTGCTCGGGGTGTCGATCTCGGCCGCGAAGATGCGGGTTCACAGGGCCCGCGAGGGACTTCAGACGATTCTGGAGGCGTACCGATGA